A genomic region of uncultured Roseibium sp. contains the following coding sequences:
- a CDS encoding LysR family transcriptional regulator: MRHLTTFKLIDAVARSGSIRKAAEDMALTPSALHRRLQAFEDELGEQIFERMAHGVQLNAAGEVVIHHIRGQIAETERLKSRLADLSGVRRGHVRVACSQALAASFLPHEIATYRKSFPAVTFNVEVLDHQSSERALSDYSVDLAFIYNSNQFPEFEVAAAVQQNLVAILAEDHPLACQDVLRLRDCLKHPLALPNQRFGGRQLLQKSIIASSQQLHPDLESNSFEFLKKYVLEEHAISFHIPIGVPKGERMLGLVSRSIDTRDVLPGTLYFGHKRGRLLPVASARFADQVVRNLTARYPPETGSTAAAE; the protein is encoded by the coding sequence ATGAGACATCTGACGACCTTCAAGCTGATCGATGCGGTGGCCCGCAGCGGGTCCATCCGCAAGGCGGCGGAGGACATGGCGCTAACACCCTCGGCGTTGCACCGCAGGCTGCAAGCCTTCGAGGACGAGTTGGGCGAACAGATCTTCGAGCGCATGGCGCACGGCGTACAGCTCAACGCGGCAGGTGAGGTCGTCATCCATCACATTCGCGGTCAGATCGCGGAAACCGAGCGGTTGAAGTCCAGATTGGCCGATCTGTCTGGCGTCCGCAGAGGGCATGTCCGCGTTGCCTGCAGCCAGGCTCTTGCTGCAAGCTTTCTGCCGCACGAGATCGCGACCTATCGCAAATCCTTTCCGGCCGTGACGTTCAATGTTGAGGTTCTCGACCATCAGTCATCCGAACGCGCGCTCTCTGACTATTCCGTCGACCTCGCCTTCATCTACAATTCCAATCAGTTCCCGGAATTTGAAGTGGCCGCGGCGGTCCAGCAGAACCTCGTGGCGATCCTGGCAGAAGATCACCCCCTCGCCTGCCAGGATGTGCTCCGCCTTCGGGACTGTCTGAAGCATCCCCTGGCGCTGCCCAACCAACGGTTTGGCGGGCGGCAGCTGCTTCAAAAATCGATCATTGCCAGTTCTCAGCAGCTGCACCCTGACCTTGAATCCAATTCGTTCGAGTTCCTGAAAAAGTACGTTCTGGAAGAACACGCAATCAGCTTTCACATCCCGATCGGCGTCCCCAAGGGCGAAAGGATGCTGGGCCTGGTGAGCCGGTCCATAGACACGCGGGACGTGTTGCCGGGAACACTTTATTTCGGACACAAACGCGGGCGGCTGCTGCCGGTCGCCTCGGCCAGGTTTGCCGATCAGGTGGTCAGAAACCTAACCGCCCGCTATCCGCCGGAAACCGGTTCGACGGCGGCGGCCGAGTAG